In the Aromatoleum bremense genome, one interval contains:
- the peaD gene encoding quinohemoprotein amine dehydrogenase subunit beta yields the protein MKKLLVALCCVAASASAIAAEYLLTVTRPNTLHVIDPAKREVVRSVRIPGDGVPGTITVPKDGKVAYVLTNRMESVVGIDLDTGNQVFRADFSSPGKRIKGFFAAAVSEDGRELYVHQAPVVLGRSEYQVEDTYIAVFDTADGVGAKPRRTFPAPRRISLLAPTGNKDHLLALGWDMYLFNIRSGTIEKTYPIRHWDRPGLGEPDVLAMWGTFEQARALSTPYFVAKTDAAPDSAEAFKAGIAVFDLDAETLKTVEFENAQTAMFSSVINPVARNEAFLVMNQLSKVDTETGKLIKRVDLEQTFYAVNISGDGKEVYVGGALDKIVIHDAETLEKTGEIMMPGGADQSIGWLRVVRR from the coding sequence ATGAAGAAACTGCTCGTTGCGCTGTGCTGCGTCGCGGCGTCGGCGTCCGCGATCGCTGCGGAATACCTGCTGACCGTCACGCGGCCGAACACCCTGCACGTCATCGATCCGGCCAAGCGCGAAGTCGTGCGTTCGGTCAGGATCCCCGGCGACGGCGTGCCGGGCACGATCACGGTGCCGAAGGACGGCAAGGTCGCCTATGTGCTGACCAACCGCATGGAAAGCGTCGTCGGCATCGACCTCGATACCGGCAACCAGGTGTTCCGCGCCGACTTCTCGAGTCCCGGCAAGCGTATCAAGGGCTTCTTCGCCGCGGCGGTCAGCGAGGACGGGCGCGAGCTGTACGTGCACCAGGCGCCAGTCGTGCTCGGGCGCTCGGAGTACCAGGTCGAGGACACCTACATCGCGGTGTTCGACACCGCCGACGGGGTGGGCGCGAAGCCGCGCCGCACGTTCCCGGCACCGCGCCGCATCAGCCTGCTTGCGCCGACGGGCAACAAGGACCACCTGCTCGCGCTAGGCTGGGACATGTACCTGTTCAACATCCGCAGCGGGACGATCGAGAAGACCTACCCGATCCGCCACTGGGACCGTCCCGGCCTGGGCGAGCCGGACGTCCTGGCGATGTGGGGAACGTTCGAGCAGGCGCGCGCGTTGAGCACCCCGTACTTCGTCGCCAAGACCGATGCCGCGCCCGATTCCGCCGAGGCGTTCAAGGCTGGCATCGCGGTGTTCGACCTCGACGCCGAGACGCTGAAGACGGTCGAGTTCGAGAACGCGCAGACGGCGATGTTCTCGTCGGTGATCAATCCGGTTGCCCGTAACGAGGCTTTCCTCGTTATGAACCAGCTGTCGAAAGTCGATACCGAAACCGGCAAGCTGATCAAGCGCGTCGACCTCGAGCAGACGTTCTACGCCGTCAACATCTCGGGCGACGGCAAGGAAGTCTATGTCGGCGGGGCGCTCGACAAGATTGTCATCCACGACGCCGAGACGCTCGAGAAGACCGGCGAGATCATGATGCCGGGCGGGGCCGACCAGTCGATCGGATGGCTGCGGGTCGTCAGGCGCTGA
- the qhpC gene encoding quinohemoprotein amine dehydrogenase subunit gamma, producing the protein MKRLRALNHKAQLLEHAVQEGNGEEVQLMSSVVGCTTTFDPGWEIDAFGGLASLCQPMEADLYGCTDPCWWPAQLADGLNSARDWTDGKNSALRDWRELQTLFPGD; encoded by the coding sequence ATGAAACGCTTGCGAGCCCTCAACCATAAGGCACAGCTGCTCGAACACGCCGTGCAGGAAGGCAACGGCGAGGAAGTGCAGCTGATGAGCAGCGTCGTCGGCTGCACGACGACTTTCGATCCGGGCTGGGAGATCGACGCTTTCGGCGGACTGGCCAGCCTGTGCCAGCCGATGGAGGCGGATCTCTACGGCTGCACCGATCCGTGCTGGTGGCCGGCGCAACTCGCCGACGGCCTGAACAGCGCGCGCGACTGGACCGACGGCAAGAACTCGGCACTGCGCGACTGGCGCGAGCTGCAGACCCTGTTCCCGGGAGATTGA
- the peaB gene encoding quinohemoprotein amine dehydrogenase maturation protein — protein MTTLQVQAHNYRSIRSGGRHVLLHVPTTSIFELDPAATDLLGLFESTPAVAAEDIQARFDGRYSPGELCDSLSDFIELGIVAPQPKHYEIPPRLVERSPLKTLVLTLTTGCNLGCSYCYREDLTSPKNSSVMDYQTGTRSIDLLLAEASENERVAVVFFGGEPLTRIAVIRDLVEYAEEKAAAAGKDVEFSLTTNATLLTDDVIDFLDAHRFGITVSIDGGEAQHDRHRRTIAGGGTYKTVAMRVQRLLERYKSRPVGARVTLASGNIDVAGIYRHLHDELGFFEVGFAPATAGPDSPVGLSPQELDEVFAAMQALGREYVGEAKRGRRHGFGNMHQLMTDLWMGTRKVLPCGAGVGLLAVGTTGKISLCHRFTGSDSDLSGFGDVTSGIARESLSDFVSAAQNPHAACRTCPARSLCAGGCYHESYSRYGDPFLPTFEYCEQIRAWIAFGLEAFGEIAIANPAYFNASNEQRSARQ, from the coding sequence GTGACGACATTACAGGTGCAGGCGCACAACTATCGTTCGATCCGCTCCGGCGGCCGGCATGTCCTGCTGCACGTGCCGACGACGTCGATCTTCGAGCTCGATCCGGCCGCGACCGACCTGCTCGGACTGTTCGAGTCGACGCCCGCAGTCGCCGCCGAGGACATCCAGGCGCGCTTTGACGGGCGCTATTCGCCGGGCGAGCTGTGCGACAGTCTCAGCGACTTCATCGAGCTGGGGATCGTCGCGCCGCAGCCGAAGCACTACGAGATCCCGCCGCGGCTGGTCGAGCGCTCGCCGCTGAAGACGCTCGTGCTGACGCTGACGACCGGCTGCAACCTCGGCTGCAGCTACTGCTACCGCGAGGACCTGACTTCGCCGAAGAACTCGTCGGTGATGGACTACCAGACCGGCACGCGCTCGATCGACCTGCTGCTCGCCGAAGCGAGCGAGAACGAGCGTGTCGCGGTGGTGTTCTTCGGCGGCGAGCCGCTGACGCGCATCGCGGTGATCCGCGACCTCGTCGAATACGCCGAGGAGAAGGCCGCGGCCGCCGGCAAGGACGTCGAGTTTTCGTTGACGACCAACGCGACGCTGCTCACCGACGACGTCATCGATTTCCTCGATGCGCATCGCTTCGGCATCACCGTCAGCATCGACGGCGGCGAAGCGCAGCACGACCGTCACCGCCGCACGATTGCCGGCGGCGGCACCTACAAGACGGTCGCGATGCGCGTGCAGCGCCTGCTCGAACGCTACAAGTCGCGCCCGGTCGGCGCCCGCGTGACGCTCGCCTCGGGCAATATCGATGTCGCCGGCATTTACCGGCACCTGCACGACGAGCTCGGCTTCTTCGAGGTCGGCTTCGCGCCGGCGACCGCGGGGCCGGATTCCCCGGTCGGGCTGTCGCCGCAGGAACTCGACGAAGTGTTCGCGGCGATGCAGGCGCTCGGCCGCGAATACGTCGGCGAGGCCAAGCGCGGCCGGCGTCACGGTTTCGGCAACATGCACCAGCTGATGACCGACCTGTGGATGGGCACGCGCAAGGTGCTGCCGTGCGGCGCCGGCGTCGGCCTGCTCGCGGTCGGCACGACCGGCAAGATCTCGCTGTGCCACCGCTTCACCGGCTCCGACTCCGACCTCTCGGGTTTCGGCGATGTGACGAGCGGCATCGCACGCGAGTCGCTGTCCGACTTCGTCAGTGCCGCGCAGAACCCGCACGCCGCGTGCCGGACGTGCCCGGCACGAAGCCTGTGCGCCGGCGGCTGCTACCACGAATCGTATTCCCGCTACGGCGATCCGTTCCTGCCGACTTTCGAGTACTGCGAGCAGATCCGCGCCTGGATCGCGTTCGGCCTCGAAGCCTTCGGCGAGATCGCAATCGCCAATCCGGCGTATTTCAACGCCTCCAACGAACAAAGGAGTGCCAGACAATGA
- the peaA gene encoding quinohemoprotein amine dehydrogenase subunit alpha → MSEAFREGVRDGIRDAMQCGARIAGVLAVATGLVGAAHAANGDAAAQRLIEAKCGACHLDNGKLTRISEMRKSPEGWDMTVVRMGIWHKVELTPGERQTIVKYLADRQGLAPSESTPYRPLTERRPNMQDTAPDEELAQMCGRCHSYGRVALQRRDEGEWRKLMHTHLGQFPSAEYSAMGRDRNWWEIARDQLPVRLAALYPKDTPAWREWRSAKHRPATGSWVVAGERPGWGAYTGTMTARAAGPDRYEVSYELRFGAGNTVRGQGDAIVYTGYEWRGSAKLGNEDTRSIFALSPDGSHMSGRWFLKGADEIGARFEAVRADDAVKNELVSVTPRMLRSGATADLTLAGVALDAKVDFGPGIEVVEWLGTSPGGLKVRVRVAADAPEGVRKVVVGGRESAQTVAVFNRFDAVRVEPAFAVARLGGGTVAPMSAQFDAIAFLNGADGKPGTDDDIRLGSVPATWSTEPFDDRARHDEDARYAGHMAPHGQFVPSFAGPNPLRGGMNNVGNLHVIATVADGDQTLNGKGQLMVVAQRWNPTPLR, encoded by the coding sequence ATGAGCGAGGCGTTTCGCGAAGGGGTTCGCGACGGGATTCGCGATGCGATGCAGTGTGGTGCAAGGATCGCCGGCGTGCTGGCCGTCGCAACGGGCCTCGTGGGTGCGGCGCACGCGGCGAACGGTGACGCCGCGGCACAGCGGCTGATCGAGGCGAAGTGCGGCGCCTGTCACCTGGACAACGGCAAGCTGACGCGCATCTCCGAGATGCGCAAGAGCCCGGAAGGCTGGGATATGACGGTCGTGCGCATGGGCATCTGGCACAAGGTCGAGCTGACGCCCGGCGAACGGCAGACGATCGTCAAGTACCTCGCCGACCGGCAGGGCCTCGCGCCGTCGGAGAGTACACCCTACCGTCCCCTCACCGAGCGCCGGCCGAACATGCAGGACACGGCGCCCGACGAGGAGCTCGCGCAGATGTGCGGACGCTGCCACAGCTATGGACGCGTCGCGCTGCAGCGGCGCGACGAGGGCGAATGGCGCAAGCTGATGCACACTCACCTGGGCCAGTTCCCGAGCGCGGAATATTCGGCGATGGGCCGCGACCGCAACTGGTGGGAGATCGCCCGCGACCAGTTGCCGGTGCGGCTGGCGGCGCTGTATCCGAAGGACACGCCGGCCTGGCGCGAATGGCGCAGCGCGAAGCACCGCCCCGCGACGGGGAGCTGGGTCGTCGCCGGCGAGCGTCCGGGCTGGGGGGCGTACACCGGCACGATGACGGCGCGTGCAGCCGGGCCGGATCGCTACGAAGTCAGCTACGAGCTGCGCTTTGGCGCCGGCAACACGGTGCGCGGGCAGGGCGACGCGATCGTCTACACCGGCTATGAATGGCGCGGCTCGGCGAAGCTCGGCAACGAGGACACGCGCTCGATCTTCGCACTGAGCCCGGACGGTTCGCACATGTCGGGACGCTGGTTCCTCAAGGGCGCCGACGAGATCGGGGCCCGCTTCGAAGCGGTGCGCGCCGACGACGCGGTGAAGAACGAGCTGGTCTCGGTCACGCCGCGGATGCTGCGCAGTGGGGCGACGGCGGACCTGACGCTCGCCGGCGTCGCGCTCGACGCGAAAGTCGACTTCGGCCCCGGCATCGAAGTCGTCGAATGGCTCGGCACATCGCCCGGCGGGCTGAAAGTGCGCGTCCGCGTCGCGGCCGATGCGCCGGAAGGGGTGCGCAAGGTTGTCGTCGGCGGCCGCGAGTCGGCCCAGACCGTGGCGGTGTTCAATCGCTTCGACGCAGTGCGCGTCGAGCCCGCGTTCGCGGTCGCGCGGCTCGGCGGCGGCACCGTCGCACCGATGAGCGCGCAGTTCGATGCCATCGCCTTCCTCAACGGTGCGGACGGCAAACCGGGCACCGACGACGACATCCGCCTCGGCAGCGTCCCCGCGACGTGGTCGACCGAGCCGTTCGACGACCGGGCGCGCCATGACGAGGACGCGCGCTACGCCGGGCACATGGCGCCGCACGGCCAGTTCGTGCCGTCCTTTGCCGGGCCCAATCCATTGCGCGGCGGCATGAACAACGTCGGCAACCTGCACGTCATCGCGACGGTTGCCGACGGCGACCAGACGCTGAACGGCAAGGGCCAGCTGATGGTGGTCGCGCAGCGCTGGAACCCGACACCGCTGCGCTGA
- a CDS encoding TerB family tellurite resistance protein codes for MLTKLMALLSGELQPEGLEAGPFERRHIAVAVLLLEAMYIDHRATEREHAAVGRLLHEHFGLTEDVARQLVTVADERFAEVLDDWEFGEAVRAGFDAAERQEVLTMLWEVAYADGDLVGLEDRLISRLAMQLEIGPEAADAARAAAVARAGLLDDGAGGN; via the coding sequence ATGCTGACAAAACTGATGGCGCTGCTGTCCGGCGAGCTCCAGCCCGAAGGACTGGAAGCCGGTCCGTTCGAGCGACGCCATATTGCCGTCGCGGTCCTGCTGCTCGAAGCGATGTACATCGACCACCGCGCCACCGAGCGCGAACACGCGGCCGTCGGACGCCTGCTGCACGAACATTTCGGCTTGACGGAGGACGTCGCACGCCAGCTCGTGACCGTCGCCGACGAACGTTTCGCCGAGGTGCTCGACGACTGGGAGTTCGGCGAAGCGGTGCGTGCGGGCTTCGACGCGGCCGAGCGCCAGGAGGTGCTGACGATGTTATGGGAGGTGGCCTATGCCGACGGCGATCTCGTCGGTCTCGAGGACCGCCTGATAAGCCGGCTCGCGATGCAGCTCGAGATCGGGCCGGAAGCCGCGGATGCGGCGCGAGCCGCCGCGGTGGCGCGCGCCGGCCTGCTCGACGATGGTGCCGGCGGAAACTGA
- a CDS encoding WD40/YVTN/BNR-like repeat-containing protein yields MKKSNRFARGIVALGLAMGALACAAAPAGPDSITTTVPAMKARLAAKVPLTGIARAGKALVAVGDYGMVVRSTDDGNTWQQAEGPVSALLTAVHFVDERHGWAVGHGGVILGSDDGGASWKLLEVLDERPVLLSVHFLDAERGYVTGAYGVAFRTADGGRSWAPMAVGSGRDADLHLNQLFSTRTGTLFVAAESGLAFRSTDRGASWTKLASGVSGSLWSGFERSSGEVVLLGMSGKVITSRDGGDTWQARDTGTEQSLTAGIATVDGGVIVVGAGGVVLRGNGSGPLQLEIRPDRQNLAAVMTAPAGGGVIVAGQLGVERLVPAR; encoded by the coding sequence GTGAAAAAATCGAACCGATTTGCGCGCGGCATCGTGGCACTCGGCTTGGCGATGGGCGCACTCGCCTGCGCGGCCGCCCCGGCCGGTCCCGACAGCATCACGACGACCGTCCCGGCGATGAAGGCAAGGCTGGCGGCGAAGGTGCCGCTGACCGGCATCGCACGCGCCGGCAAGGCGCTCGTCGCGGTCGGCGACTATGGCATGGTCGTGCGCTCGACTGACGACGGCAATACCTGGCAGCAGGCCGAAGGCCCGGTCAGTGCGCTGCTCACGGCCGTGCATTTCGTCGATGAGCGGCACGGCTGGGCGGTCGGCCACGGTGGCGTGATCCTCGGCAGCGATGACGGCGGCGCGAGCTGGAAACTGCTCGAGGTGCTCGACGAGCGCCCGGTGCTGCTGTCGGTGCATTTCCTCGACGCCGAGCGGGGCTACGTGACGGGCGCCTACGGCGTGGCGTTCCGCACCGCGGACGGCGGCCGCAGCTGGGCGCCGATGGCGGTGGGCAGCGGCCGCGATGCCGATCTGCACCTCAACCAGCTGTTCTCGACCCGCACCGGCACGCTGTTCGTCGCGGCCGAAAGCGGCCTCGCGTTCCGCTCGACCGATCGCGGCGCGAGCTGGACGAAGCTCGCGAGCGGCGTCTCGGGCTCGCTATGGAGCGGATTCGAGCGCAGCAGCGGCGAAGTCGTGCTGCTCGGCATGAGCGGCAAGGTCATCACGAGCCGGGACGGCGGCGACACCTGGCAGGCGCGCGATACCGGTACCGAGCAGTCGCTGACCGCCGGCATTGCGACGGTTGATGGCGGCGTGATCGTCGTCGGGGCAGGGGGCGTGGTGCTGCGCGGCAACGGCAGCGGCCCGCTGCAGCTGGAAATCCGGCCCGACCGGCAGAACCTCGCCGCGGTGATGACAGCCCCGGCCGGCGGTGGCGTCATCGTGGCCGGACAACTTGGTGTCGAGCGGCTCGTGCCGGCGCGCTAA
- a CDS encoding efflux RND transporter permease subunit produces MIETLVRALQQACFRHRLTILLALLGFTVVMAVFASRLEMSAGFDKQLPQDHEYIQTFNQYREVLFGANRIIVTVEAKNGDIWNEKALTKLHDVTQAVFFMKGVDRRTVTSLWTPNARAVQITEEGMRAEDVIGGDVTVKALTPNNIAAIRERTIVGGFVGSLVANDSSSAMVVAELADPDPQTGERLNYQEFSERLEREIRDTFSDDDIRIRIIGFAKQMGDISEGATSVIEFFALAFLLTAAAVYWYTRSLLLTFLPLACSLVSVVWQFGTITLLGFGLDPLAILVPFLVFAIGVSHGIQQVNYIAKEVINGADGYTAASRSFTGLLVPGTLALITAFVGFATLVLVPIPMIRELAITASVGVAYKIVTNLIMLPVVASYFRFDDAFVLRAGKVEAMRNRMMSSLGVHIANPRNAAIGTLVCLVLMGIAVWQSQGRHVGHVLPGAPELHDDSRYNQDVEAVVGRYGLGLDLLTVVVESPADGCYRHDVMSYVDRLTWYLANVPGVLSAQSLPSMTKLAASGVNEGNPKWAALPREELTLGEAVRQVPEGMRLFNADCTLLPVNLYLADHKASTIKEVVAAVKHFREMQPFDGVTVRLASGNAGVQAATNEVVEHSELPMMLYVYATILVLVFAVYRDWRAMVACCVPLTLATFLGYWFMKELDIGLTVATLPVMVLAVGIGVDYAFYIYNRLQMHLAHGDDIVTAFKQALREIGVATVFTAVTLSIGVATWSFSALKFQADMGMLLTFMFMMNMIMAITLLPALAVTIDMLIPRRGPVRAPLMAH; encoded by the coding sequence ATGATCGAGACACTGGTGCGTGCATTGCAGCAGGCGTGCTTCCGGCACCGCCTGACCATCCTGCTCGCGCTGCTTGGCTTCACCGTGGTGATGGCGGTGTTCGCTTCCCGCCTCGAGATGAGTGCCGGCTTCGACAAGCAGCTGCCGCAGGATCACGAATACATCCAGACTTTCAACCAGTACCGCGAGGTGCTGTTCGGCGCCAACCGCATCATCGTCACCGTCGAGGCGAAGAACGGTGACATCTGGAACGAGAAGGCGCTGACGAAACTCCACGACGTCACGCAGGCGGTGTTCTTCATGAAGGGTGTCGACCGCCGCACGGTGACGTCCCTGTGGACGCCGAACGCGCGGGCGGTGCAGATCACCGAAGAGGGCATGAGGGCCGAGGACGTGATCGGCGGCGACGTGACCGTCAAGGCGCTCACCCCCAACAACATCGCGGCGATCCGCGAGCGCACGATCGTCGGCGGCTTCGTCGGCAGCCTCGTCGCGAACGATTCGTCGTCCGCGATGGTCGTCGCCGAGCTGGCCGATCCCGATCCGCAGACCGGTGAACGGCTCAATTACCAGGAGTTCAGCGAGCGCCTCGAGCGCGAAATCCGCGACACCTTCAGCGACGACGACATCCGCATCCGCATCATCGGCTTCGCCAAGCAGATGGGAGACATCTCGGAAGGGGCGACCAGCGTCATCGAGTTCTTCGCGCTCGCGTTCCTGCTCACTGCCGCGGCGGTCTACTGGTACACCCGCTCGCTGCTGCTGACTTTCCTGCCGCTCGCCTGTTCGCTGGTGTCGGTGGTGTGGCAGTTCGGCACGATCACGCTGCTCGGCTTCGGCCTCGACCCGCTCGCGATCCTGGTGCCGTTCCTGGTGTTCGCGATCGGCGTGTCGCACGGCATCCAGCAGGTGAACTACATCGCCAAGGAAGTCATCAACGGCGCCGACGGCTACACCGCCGCGAGCCGCAGCTTCACCGGCCTGCTGGTGCCCGGCACGCTCGCGCTGATCACCGCCTTCGTCGGTTTCGCGACGCTGGTGCTGGTGCCGATCCCGATGATCCGCGAGCTCGCGATCACCGCCTCGGTCGGCGTCGCCTACAAGATCGTCACGAACCTGATCATGCTGCCGGTGGTCGCGAGCTATTTCCGCTTCGACGACGCTTTCGTGCTGCGTGCAGGCAAGGTCGAGGCGATGCGCAACCGCATGATGTCGTCGCTCGGCGTGCATATTGCGAACCCGAGGAACGCCGCGATCGGCACGCTGGTGTGCCTGGTGCTGATGGGCATCGCGGTGTGGCAGAGCCAGGGCCGCCACGTCGGCCACGTGCTGCCGGGCGCACCGGAACTGCACGACGATTCGCGCTACAACCAGGACGTCGAAGCGGTCGTCGGGCGCTACGGGCTCGGTCTGGACCTGCTGACGGTGGTCGTCGAATCGCCTGCGGACGGGTGCTACCGCCACGACGTCATGAGCTATGTCGACCGGTTGACGTGGTATCTCGCGAACGTGCCCGGCGTGCTGTCGGCGCAGTCGCTGCCGAGCATGACGAAGCTCGCCGCGTCCGGGGTCAACGAGGGCAACCCGAAATGGGCCGCGCTGCCGCGCGAGGAACTGACGCTTGGCGAAGCGGTGCGCCAGGTGCCTGAAGGCATGCGGCTCTTCAACGCCGACTGCACGCTGCTGCCGGTGAATCTCTACCTCGCCGACCACAAGGCCTCGACGATCAAGGAGGTCGTCGCCGCGGTGAAGCATTTCCGCGAGATGCAGCCGTTCGACGGCGTGACCGTGCGGCTGGCGAGCGGCAACGCCGGCGTGCAGGCGGCGACGAACGAAGTCGTCGAGCATTCGGAACTGCCGATGATGCTCTACGTGTATGCGACGATCCTCGTGCTGGTGTTCGCGGTGTATCGCGACTGGCGCGCGATGGTCGCGTGCTGCGTGCCGCTGACGCTGGCGACCTTCCTCGGCTACTGGTTCATGAAGGAGCTCGACATCGGGCTCACGGTGGCGACCTTGCCGGTGATGGTGCTGGCGGTCGGGATCGGCGTCGACTACGCGTTCTACATCTACAACCGCCTGCAGATGCACCTCGCGCATGGCGACGACATCGTCACGGCGTTCAAGCAGGCGCTGCGCGAGATCGGCGTGGCGACGGTATTCACCGCGGTGACGCTGTCGATCGGCGTCGCGACCTGGTCGTTCTCGGCGCTCAAGTTCCAGGCCGACATGGGGATGCTGCTGACCTTCATGTTCATGATGAACATGATCATGGCGATCACGCTGCTGCCGGCGCTGGCGGTCACGATCGACATGCTGATTCCGCGCCGCGGCCCGGTACGCGCGCCGCTGATGGCTCATTGA
- a CDS encoding DUF1302 domain-containing protein, giving the protein MKTKTISHRRGVFAPSILAVSVAAACWAPESHAFRFGSEEGLSGSLDSTVSFGVAKRLESPSCSIISNDSGGCNNGTDNALSRVYNLDAGTGYANADFNYTQFDDGNLNYDKGDIVSAALKGTHDLSLKYPGGWSALARVNWFHDWKADDTQRTDVASEATDDATLLDLWVAKSFSLGDRRGKVKVGNQVISWGEDIFIVGGVNQINAIDLQKFHVPGTQLKEIFIPAQMISGSMDLTEQLGVEAYYQWRWNSFKFDPSGTFFSTVDVLGKGRRVAYVPTSIIEDFAGVGACAGLPNGRCGDDPGLPDADLIAEGLAVPYLGQDEPKKSGQYGVNFRYNAEEIDTEFAFTYQRYHDKLPFLGFTGSPEGAVTGYFLAYGEDKDLYAISANTKLMNIAVGAELSYRPDDSVGVDPTVPFAGKFSSFENGSHPGFVEEEKYQFHLTGFYTFSHNDPLGGIAKALGAVDGFILAEAAVAHYPGLDRSGVTPYFLPDYSLPDKTSWGYVVEAALNYPNAWGTGVTLTPQIDWYHDVNGTTPNGLPFVEGRKALTLSLFANYRDNWKGAIQWVNFSGGGANNLMRDRDFLSASISRSF; this is encoded by the coding sequence ATGAAAACAAAGACGATTTCGCATCGTCGGGGCGTGTTCGCGCCGTCGATCCTGGCCGTGTCGGTAGCGGCGGCCTGCTGGGCGCCGGAAAGCCATGCGTTCCGCTTCGGTTCCGAGGAAGGGCTGTCGGGGAGCCTCGACAGCACGGTTTCGTTCGGCGTCGCGAAACGCCTCGAATCGCCGAGCTGCTCGATAATCAGCAACGACAGCGGCGGCTGCAACAACGGCACGGACAATGCACTGTCGCGCGTCTATAACCTCGACGCCGGCACGGGCTACGCGAACGCCGACTTCAACTACACCCAGTTTGACGATGGCAACCTGAACTACGACAAGGGGGACATCGTTTCCGCGGCGCTGAAAGGCACGCACGACCTGTCGCTGAAGTACCCCGGTGGCTGGAGCGCGCTCGCGCGGGTGAACTGGTTCCACGACTGGAAAGCCGACGACACGCAGCGCACCGACGTCGCGAGCGAGGCGACCGACGACGCGACGCTGCTCGACCTGTGGGTCGCGAAGTCGTTCAGCCTCGGCGACCGTCGCGGCAAGGTGAAAGTCGGCAACCAGGTGATCTCGTGGGGCGAGGACATCTTCATCGTCGGCGGCGTCAATCAGATCAACGCGATCGACCTGCAGAAATTCCACGTGCCGGGCACGCAGCTGAAGGAAATCTTCATCCCGGCGCAGATGATCTCGGGTTCGATGGATCTGACCGAGCAGCTCGGCGTCGAGGCGTACTACCAGTGGCGCTGGAACAGCTTCAAGTTCGACCCGTCCGGCACGTTCTTCTCGACGGTCGACGTGCTCGGCAAGGGGCGGCGCGTCGCGTACGTGCCGACGAGCATCATCGAGGACTTTGCCGGCGTAGGAGCCTGTGCAGGGCTGCCGAACGGGCGCTGCGGTGACGATCCCGGCCTCCCCGACGCCGATCTCATCGCCGAAGGTCTGGCAGTTCCCTATCTCGGCCAGGACGAGCCGAAGAAGAGCGGCCAGTACGGCGTGAATTTCCGCTACAACGCCGAGGAGATCGACACCGAGTTCGCATTCACGTACCAGCGCTACCACGACAAGCTGCCGTTCCTCGGCTTCACCGGCAGTCCGGAAGGCGCCGTCACGGGCTATTTCCTCGCATACGGCGAGGACAAGGACCTGTACGCGATCTCGGCGAACACCAAGCTGATGAACATCGCCGTCGGCGCCGAATTGTCGTACCGGCCCGACGACAGCGTCGGCGTCGACCCGACGGTGCCATTCGCGGGCAAGTTCAGCAGCTTCGAGAACGGCAGCCACCCCGGTTTCGTCGAGGAAGAGAAATACCAGTTCCACCTCACCGGCTTCTACACCTTCTCGCACAACGACCCGCTCGGCGGCATCGCGAAGGCGCTCGGCGCGGTCGACGGCTTCATCCTCGCCGAGGCCGCGGTCGCGCATTACCCGGGCCTCGACCGCAGCGGTGTGACGCCGTACTTTCTGCCCGACTATTCGTTGCCGGACAAGACCTCGTGGGGCTACGTCGTCGAGGCCGCGCTGAACTACCCGAACGCCTGGGGCACCGGGGTCACGCTGACACCGCAGATCGACTGGTACCACGACGTCAATGGCACGACCCCGAACGGCCTGCCGTTCGTCGAGGGCCGCAAGGCGCTGACGCTGTCGCTGTTCGCGAACTACCGCGACAACTGGAAGGGTGCGATCCAGTGGGTCAACTTCTCCGGCGGCGGCGCGAACAACCTGATGCGCGACCGCGACTTCCTGTCCGCGAGCATTTCGCGTTCGTTCTGA